A single Thermodesulfobacteriota bacterium DNA region contains:
- a CDS encoding TlpA disulfide reductase family protein produces MRARDILLRALGAGALALCLGAWSGAFEGEGDAFRLREPGEALPQVTLEDLSGERHALGDSGAGPALWFFWSVFCPNCKEVMPDLAQLQRDWGSRGLRIWAINVDGDRFSNAVRSYVRDVELPFAVVYDRLEGEYLVAADPLGVAKTPTLYLAGADGRIALRQVIEVDFEAVTLALGKLAP; encoded by the coding sequence ATGCGGGCACGGGACATCCTCCTTCGCGCCCTTGGGGCGGGGGCGCTTGCGCTCTGCCTTGGCGCGTGGTCGGGAGCCTTCGAAGGGGAGGGGGATGCCTTCCGATTGCGGGAGCCGGGGGAGGCCCTGCCCCAGGTGACCCTGGAGGACCTCTCGGGAGAGCGCCACGCCCTGGGGGACTCCGGCGCAGGGCCGGCGCTCTGGTTCTTCTGGTCGGTCTTCTGTCCGAACTGCAAGGAGGTCATGCCGGATCTGGCCCAGCTCCAGCGGGACTGGGGAAGCCGTGGGCTGCGGATCTGGGCCATCAACGTGGACGGGGACCGCTTCAGCAACGCCGTGCGCTCTTATGTGCGCGACGTGGAGCTGCCCTTTGCCGTGGTCTACGACCGCCTGGAGGGGGAGTATCTCGTGGCGGCCGATCCCCTGGGGGTGGCGAAGACGCCCACGCTCTACCTGGCCGGGGCGGACGGCCGCATTGCGCTGCGCCAGGTGATCGAAGTGGACTTCGAAGCGGTGACTCTCGCCCTTGGCAAGCTTGCTCCCTGA
- a CDS encoding TlpA disulfide reductase family protein — protein sequence MRKGVLALCVAAALLWAGVPPQAGALCLETGAPAPDFVLEDMDGNPVKLSDHRGKVVFLAFWASWCPRCMEELAFLQGLYTGLSKDLVVLAVNQETQNLSKTHVARIKEEVAGLGIQFPILLDKELSVWKSYCINALPTSVILDREGNVRFAEPNYYWASQKKFRAVLEELGVTAR from the coding sequence ATGAGGAAGGGTGTTCTGGCGTTGTGCGTCGCCGCGGCGTTGCTCTGGGCCGGGGTGCCCCCCCAGGCCGGGGCCCTGTGCCTGGAAACCGGGGCCCCGGCCCCCGACTTCGTCCTGGAGGACATGGACGGGAACCCGGTCAAGCTCTCCGATCACCGGGGGAAGGTGGTGTTCCTGGCCTTCTGGGCGTCCTGGTGCCCCCGGTGCATGGAGGAGCTGGCCTTCCTCCAGGGGCTCTACACCGGACTCTCCAAGGACCTGGTGGTGCTGGCGGTCAACCAGGAGACCCAGAACCTCTCCAAGACCCACGTGGCCAGGATCAAGGAGGAGGTCGCGGGGCTGGGGATTCAGTTCCCCATCCTCCTGGACAAGGAGCTCTCGGTCTGGAAGTCCTACTGCATCAACGCGCTTCCCACGAGCGTGATCCTGGACCGTGAGGGCAACGTGCGGTTTGCCGAGCCCAACTATTATTGGGCCAGCCAGAAGAAGTTCCGGGCGGTGCTCGAAGAGCTGGGCGTCACGGCCCGCTGA